In Thunnus thynnus chromosome 4, fThuThy2.1, whole genome shotgun sequence, the DNA window AtgctgtgtatatttttgattaTTGTTTAATTTCCTATCAGTTGAACTACTTTTTTTGGGGTCCATACTGAAAATATACAAGTGTAATCAAGAAAAGGTTTACATAGAGACTACATGAAGTGGATTATACAGTTACAATATCACTATTATAACTAACATAATAAAATAGTGAACTAATTCACTTCTATTAGGCACGTGAGGCTGAAAACGTACAGTATGCTGTACTGCTACGGTTGCTggaactttttttgtttctttggttCTTATTTTTAACATATTGGACGACTGCATGTCCTTCTCAGTGCACCTCTCCCTAATAAAGTATCAATTAAGAGTCTGATGAGGCCCAGAGAGCTTTGTAATTGATAATTAACCCTTAATGATTCAGGTCGTTTGGTTAAACAAATTACATGTAAGACTATTACTGCTTTGTTTATTCTATGTtcatttattggtttatttaacagagACAATGCATATTAATGAACATTGCTGCAAATGCACCAGCGTTAGCCAAgaggctatttttcatctgtaacCCTAaacagatgttacagagtcaACCTAAAAAAGAATATAAGATTTAAAATAACAACGTTATTGAGATCATTTATAAACATGCAGAGcaagaatagaatagaatattaATGTTAGGACATTATACTAAATTATCAggtactaattaaaacacaaccAATAATATTTGTCAGTTTACTTGCACCTACTCTTCATTTTTAACTTTAAGATTTGCACAGTGagcattttaatatgtttttatgctAAAATATAAGTCATACACAATTTatacttactgtatatttatacaacagtatatttttatgtgttgtaACTCAGAGTCTATGTCAGAAACAcgatattttcattttttctttttaaaaaaaaggatgcaGCAACTAACTGGTAATGACGCGTAAACACACTAAGTTCATGTCATCATTTCTcacctcttgttttttttttttactgaccaGGGTAAACTGATGGATGGAAAGGTGATCGACTCATCACTATCTCGGGATCCTCTTGTTGTTGAGCTGGGGAAGAGGACAGTTATTGCTGGTAAATTAAACAGTTAGTCTTTGTGTGCCGGCTGTGTTACTCAATCAGTGACACTTTGATTTGGTTACATTGAGGAAATGACTGCAGCTTATTGTGCAGCCGGGAATATGCTCTCTTTGCTGattgattctctctctcttgctctctctctcgctccctgtGTGTGACTTTCTTATCAGGTCTGGAGCAAAGCTTGATTGGCGTGTGTGAAGGGTAAGTGAAAAGTACAGGTCCATTGTGACGAAAGGGCTTAACGATTCTTTGAATAGCTGCGTGCAGTCATGAATCAACTTCAAAACACAGCACGGTTAATGGTTTTATGATGGAATGAGAGAAACGCTTCCtcagtaaatgtgttttgtatttctcaTTCTCTCATTCAGGCAAAAAATCAAAGCCACTATCCCATCTCACCTTGCATACGGGAAGAAAGGCTACCCTCCTACGATTCCAGGTACTGTACACATGGTTTGATCAAcaccacacatactgtagacaaCCTCACAAGACTGGGTGATATGGTTAAAACCAACATCACAGTGTCAATAAGAATGTTTTTtatatccatatatatataatattaatgcACATGTGTGCAAAATAAATAGAATAGTCAAATTAGTGTTGAATTCAGTGAACTCTGCTCCAttactacagtatatatttacaGAAAGTCACATTTCTGTAGATACTGGAGGTTAATGTTTGCACGGTGCAGCTCTACACGACTACACAAGTATGATCACATACATTTAACATTGGCACTATCACAGGGGTGAcctggtagcctactggttaagacacatGTACCTGCAGAGTCCACAGTTTGGTTCCAGATGTGAACCTTTGTTGCAGGtcatacctctctctctctctgactccaCATGTTTCCTGTCCctctctgcactttcaactgtcaaataaaggcaaatatgccaaacaaacagaaataacattAGCACAATCACACTGAACATTTGTTGAAGGATAAGGTTGGTGTTACTCTATATTATTCTAATTATCCACAAATGggtaaaagaacaaacaaaaacaaaaccaacaaatatATATTACGAAATCTCTCtgtactttctgacttccctgtctgtggcactcagccccgTCTGCTGCTGTTGAAGATGTTGATCTTTAATAATGCACAACTACTGTAtagtatcatttatttttttttaaaaaaaaacagtctcagTAATTTACAAAACCAcgtgggcactgtagttttaaacaaacgttactcaaacaggagtaaagaGTGCATtggttggggactattttcaggtGCGGATTAATACACACTAATGAgtttttacagcagcaggacagtgtatgtgCTCATATTCATTGTACAAAAGACACCTCACCCAGTGCAACACTGGTTCATTTATGTACTTTTAGTAGTTTTTTGAGTACAATGAAGCTCTATAGAAATAGAAGAATAAGCTATGAGGCGTTAGCTTCACAGACTTATTAACaggatcagtttattgttggttttgttttttttcatgagatttgaaaatacataaaatatcaccAGTCGTCCTTTAAAAGTATGCcagtgactgttttttttccctccactttTTTAgatgttatgttatattttatatccttatttatttacatataaatacaatagatatacagacaggtgacataTTAAAGGAAACAAACTAATTAATACCTGATGTGACAAAACGTTGACTGTGTTCTTGATTCGTCCCAGGTGATGCTGCTCTTGAGTTCGAGGTGGAGGTGATCTCACTGACACAGCAGACGCCTTGGCAGAAAATGGTCAACGATGTGTTGCCCCTCGTATGTTTGGCGCTGGTACCCACTCTGCTCGGCTTGGTGGGACTTTACCTCTACAATAAGGCCAACGCTCAGAAGCCTAACAAAAAGAAGGCAAAGGACAAGAAGAGCAAGAAGAAATAAGGACAAGGGCAATGaactatttaaataaaaatttttaaatgtaatttgttttttctcatctttatttagtaaaaaatgtggttttgaCAGGTGTAGTAAGACCTGGAATTAAAGTCTCTTGAAAATTCAGCTGTTATCTTTAgagttcagtgtgtgttgtaACAGCTTTGGTAACAGTGATGTTTGTACTGTCTGTAGAGGCTGGATCAATGATGGTGATGTGAGAcatcatgtgcaggtgtttgccAAGAGTTTCATCACtgacagaaaagacagaaaaagagaagttgCAGCTTCACAAACTTGAAGAACTTGCAGCTGATGTGACAGATCGAGTGTAGAAATGGCTGCACCCTTATGATAGTGCTGTACAATTAATCACTCAAACTGATGAGGTAAATACAATTTAAGCAACAGTTATGCTGCATATTACAGGACTGCAGAATTATAAACTGTCTCTGCTCCTTCACCTTTACCAGAGACAGCACAAGCAAAAGTAACAAGATGTTACTTAACAGGACATTGTGTAAAAGTGCAAGGATGCTTCACCAACAATAGCTCAAACTAGCCTTGGACAGACTCTTTTCTTTGGATGTTTTGTAACTATTGAATAACTGTAAAGACCTGCTTTATCATAACCAGGCAAAGGGCAGAACATTTAGAAAGCACACACGTGAAGAACAGCATGACTAATCAGGAGGAGAGTCAAGTGTTACCAAGAGATTTTTTTGGAGATGATAGGAGCATCATCTGAGTGGATTCACTCACTAAACTGCTTGATATTTTTAGTTAGACCAGCAGAAGAcaccaacaaaataaataagaataatgcTAACTGTTTATAGATTTGTCTAAAATAATGCAGCTGCTTATCTGCAGCtatttcctctgtgtgtcaATCTCTTGAGCACAATATTGTCATTTGGGAGGAAAGGGACCGAAGAGCAATCCGGCCTATGTGGCTGTGTTTACATTGAGAAAGTTGGATGCATCCACTTGACAGTCTAGctaaagatgagagagaaacaTCAGAGACTCATGTAAGAAGGAATGGACAAAAACTGTCCCCATGTCGTGAAGATCTGTTGTCAAATTGGGTAAAAACCTTTGTTCCTAAAAGTTCCTTTGCTTTGATATTGTCATGAGCACTGGTAATAGATAAACTCTGATGCAGTGCCATCCAGTGGTCTCTTATTGGATGTAGATTTGTAGTTGAGGATTGaggaaaccacacacacattaacctCAGATAAACTCTTGACCAATACTATACAAGAAATGTTAAATGCAAAAGATATTATAATACAatattggtgtttttttttttgcatgttttatcctCTTGATTTGTTTGCACTTGGCTATCTACagattttattattagtttttttttctcttttttttgcacCATAACATCCACATCACCAACATTGTATATTATGGACAGTAATACTTAATGCAGACATAATATGCATGTAATTATCCATGAATGGCAAagcaaacagcaaaataagGAGATTTTAAGGAGTGATGGTGAGAGGGGAAAACCACC includes these proteins:
- the fkbp11 gene encoding peptidyl-prolyl cis-trans isomerase FKBP11, whose amino-acid sequence is MAALFQKFTMKTGVCLLLLAVFICGVALGEENAAEEVQVEVLVKPETCSTLSSMGDTLQIHYTGKLMDGKVIDSSLSRDPLVVELGKRTVIAGLEQSLIGVCEGQKIKATIPSHLAYGKKGYPPTIPGDAALEFEVEVISLTQQTPWQKMVNDVLPLVCLALVPTLLGLVGLYLYNKANAQKPNKKKAKDKKSKKK